In Caretta caretta isolate rCarCar2 chromosome 11, rCarCar1.hap1, whole genome shotgun sequence, the sequence AGGCTTTTGAACCCTGACAGACAGTTTTTAGAGCATCCAATTCAGGAACACCATATCCAAATTTTGTAGGAAAACCCCAACCTTCCAatttcaaaattgattttttttttttttaaggggagcCAAAATTAGGTTTCTAATGGAAGCTCTGCAGCAACCTTGACTGGGAAATAACTGCCAGAGCGCCATAATTAAAGCGGCATGCAAAAcagtgaaagtaagccagtcaGCACAGAAAGAAGTTGCCCATGTGATCGGATATCACCTGGCCAAGGAGTAAAGAACCTTTGTGGTGCTATGAGTTTCAGTGGCTCTCCTTGGttggctgaatttggcccaatggttTGCAAATTTGATGTTGCAAGTACTTACGTTGGAAGCTGCTTGGGGCAAGGAGCAcctttctgttctgtgtctgtacggCCCCTAGCAGAGTGGGgtactggtccatgactagggctcctaggcactatcgTGATACAAATAGGAAGCCATAAAGCgagttaaaaataaatggacTGTCAGAAGGAAACTTGCAAACCTCTGAATTCTAGCGCAATGAAATAGCAAGGGACTAAGCCTAGTTTATGTCAAATCCTATTGCTTTATTATGCTCTCCAAATTTTGTTTGTGTATTCATTCTCAGGATCCTGTCTTTTCTAGCAGCCTTTaccttaagaagaaaaggaggacttgtggcaccttagagactaacaaatttatttgagcataagctttcatgagctacagatcacttcatcggatgcatttaccTTAAGAGTACAGCTGACTCATCTTCTAAATAGATTGTTTGTTCAAAAGCCTACTCCCATCCACACCACTGCTTTTCCCCCTTAGCTTTACCATTAGCAAATCCTATTTGACTTTCCTCTttaaattgtttctgtctgccattaacacacacacacacacacacacgtacacgtGTATGTGTTAGGTCTGCTCTTGCATCAAAGAAAGTAAAAgggttagtttaaaaaaaaaagaaaagaagttaaACCACTGTTGTGTATTTttccagatttttattttttaaaaaaataacttacaAATAGAGAGGACTCTTGGAAATAAGGTCATTCATTTTGTGCATAAGGATACTGCTTGGTGAAACATGGAAGTGGGAGTTAACCTCTTACGTTACTGTTAATTTTAATATGATGTCAAACTATATCACAGTACTGTACATACAGCTTATTTCCATACATATAGGTATAAACCACAACAAAGCTATTGTAAATAAAGTGTGCCAGCCAAAgtagacaaacacacacataataCATAATCTCCATATAGCTATTAAAGTCATCCTTTGTCATTCATTTTGACTATAATTGGACTAACATTCAGACTACAGCACTCTGGATACAATTATCAGCAATATACTTCAAAtacatgataaaaatatatttaaactttCAAATACATTTGTATAAGGTACACCAACAGCCAGAAAATAAAGTCTTGGGTTTTTAAATACAATGcactatatatatctatatctatataacaCATATACAATGAAACCAAGAGAGGGTCTCCTTTACACATGGAAAAAAAAGCCTATCCTGAAGACACATGATACCTGTGGTACACAATGGCTTTGTTTACTACAAATTCTCACCCATTTGCATAGAATTTGCACCGTGGTCTCGGTCCAGAAAGGCTGGATTAGCTAGCAgtagataaaacaaaacacattaaaataatgCATGATTTTGGTTTGCTCAAAAACTCTAAATTTACATTATGgttctttatttctcttccaAGCTGTGAATTCATGCCCCATCAGAGACAAGTATGAAAAGGTCCAAGATGAGTCCTTATGGAGTGGCGATCATTTGGCATTTTGCTCCAGAGCAGAGTACTCAGCTTCCGATACTCTGGAAGCATCAATAAGTTTGGTGAGGCCTGTTTTGGCCGAGTACTTGAAAATAAAGGCTTTCATGAGCTCGTATCTGTAATTTCGGTTGATGAAGCTGTAGAGCATGGGGTTGACGCAGCAATGGATGAGGGAGAAACACTGGGTGACGTGAAGAGCCGCATACAGAAAGTTCTCCATTTGACAACTGAAGGGTATAAAATGAAGGACCGAGAAGATATCGAGCAGGACGACCGCATGGTAGGGCAGCCAGCAGACAAGGAACACAACAACGTAAGAGAAAATGATCTTCCCATTGCTCTTCCTTTCTTGGTCACTGGAGGCAGAGATGGACCTtgcaaggagaaaataaaaaagagcaATGATGGGAAAAGGAATGGCAAAGCCCAACACAACAGAGATGAGCTCCATGCCAACCAGCCACTCTTTGAAGCTCTCCTCTGGATAGAGAGGGCGGCAGTAAGTTTCATTGTTTGAAGAGACAGTCTTCAGGTAATAGGTGtctgggagagagacagagaaggcaaGAAGCCACACAAAGATGCAGATAAAGCGTCGGATGATCTTCTTCTTGCGGTTACTGGAGTTGGTTAAGTAGGCAACCGAGAGGTAGCGGTCCACACTCATACATGCCAAGAAGAAGATGCTCCCATATAAGTTGATGGAAAATATGAGGTGAGTGATCTTGCATGTGATTTCTCCCATGTGCCATTGGTTATGCTGGACAAGGGAGACCACCCAGACTGGAAGGGTGATGACAACGCACAGGTCGGCGATGGCTAGATTGAAGATGTAGAGGTGGGTTTCATAACCAGTTGCTTTGGCCTGGAGATTGACCCAGACAACCACTGAGTTGGCCACCAGCCCTATCACAAAGATAAAGATGTAGAAGATAGAGAGGGTGTACAATAAGACACTTTTATTAAGTGTGCTAGGGCACGAGAGTGTATCGACAATGATGCAGTCTCCATTGTTGCACGTCCAGTTGCTATCAGAGAAATTGCCCACGTCCAGAAGATCAAGGATGGAAGTCAAGTCAATTGCACTCATGGCCAGTCAATTTGGAATCCAAATAACCTAAAACCAATATAAGAATAAGAAAATATCTTGGTTAGCAAGGGTTAGAGTTCTCTGCTACCATCCTTGTATCAAAACACTTGTGCTATCCCTCTGCGAACATTTTGTCTATTGGGTGCTTTGTTTAAATTGTGTCATATCCTCATAAAGTACTTTCAGTTAAAGAGAAAACTGGGACTGaggaacacaaaacaaaactcatgTGGTCTGCAAAAGAGAAACAACATTGGCTTTTTGTGTGCTTTTTTATTAGTCTGTGTATGACATCATCAGGTTGGCTGTAGTCCCTGGGTGTGAAATCCACAAAGTACACCATGGCCAAATAAATGTCATGCAACTGAATCTGtcttctgcaacagaaaagatgATGCTATCACTTTTAGCAGGGAAATCTTTAAGCCATTTTATCTGCACTCCCTCAAGCATAGTAGAATTGATCTGGCTGAGAGTACTGTAAAACAGTTACCACAGGTTCTGTTAAGCATCACATCAAGTACAGCTCCAGATGCATTAAACAGAAGTGTAGACCTAAGACCTTTGTACTCTCCTCCCAATTTCAATCCAGGCTCTTGCTCCCCACCCTCTCAATTACATCTAATGAAGCATCCCTCTGTGTTTAACAATTATGATGTCGCAGTGAGAGAATTGGAGCCTGGCTgctgtgtaactgagagcagcaagactcatttttctttcttagaaGAGAGCTTGGATTTAAGAATATGCCCTCACCCCAGCTGCTGAAGCTCAGCCTCTCTCTCAGCAACACACACTTTCTATATatgtgttttattattatttttgcttcAACAGTTCCTCCGTCTGCAGAGAGGAGATAAAGAGGTGAGCTACTTGTTACGTGTATTGCCAGCAGAAGGATGGAACCAACAGAATGTTACAGCTTCCCACAAAATCCAGGACCCATTTTGGCAGTTACTGCTACCCATTGGGAGTGGCAAACAGCCACCGCAACCCTGTGGACGGTACAATaccacccacagcagcaagtcAGCCTTTCTAAGACCTTGTCTTTGTGAGGGCTGCCAACGTGGCT encodes:
- the ACKR3 gene encoding atypical chemokine receptor 3, translated to MSAIDLTSILDLLDVGNFSDSNWTCNNGDCIIVDTLSCPSTLNKSVLLYTLSIFYIFIFVIGLVANSVVVWVNLQAKATGYETHLYIFNLAIADLCVVITLPVWVVSLVQHNQWHMGEITCKITHLIFSINLYGSIFFLACMSVDRYLSVAYLTNSSNRKKKIIRRFICIFVWLLAFSVSLPDTYYLKTVSSNNETYCRPLYPEESFKEWLVGMELISVVLGFAIPFPIIALFYFLLARSISASSDQERKSNGKIIFSYVVVFLVCWLPYHAVVLLDIFSVLHFIPFSCQMENFLYAALHVTQCFSLIHCCVNPMLYSFINRNYRYELMKAFIFKYSAKTGLTKLIDASRVSEAEYSALEQNAK